GAagatgaaataaataataaaagatcCGGAATCAAACCTAATCGAACAAATGCCGACATAAATTTAGTACAACGTCGAATCAAAGATAAAACGAATATCTTCGAATGTTCTTTTTATACGTTGCTTAATTTAGTACAACGTTAAACTTAAACCTACTGTAGAATCGATTCCCATAAAACGAATACAAGTTTTActcttttctttaaaaaaaatttaatacgCTCGATATTTTATGTTGTACAAAACTGAAATACTATTGACTATCTATTCCATTTCATCCTAATCATCAAATCATTTAATCATACTATGTACACtgaatcccccccccccccccctctttaAAATTACTATGATGAGAATCTAATTTGTCCACACACACTCTATAAGGTAAAGTGATTAGTTTCCATAAATACTCGAATATACCATAGATAAATGGCTAAATGATTTGATGATTACGATAAAAAGAATTATTTTCCATAAATACAATACAATTTCCCTCGATAAAGCCTAAATCATGCACCTAACTCATTATTTAATTTCAATCAgtcaaaataaagaaaactaaTTAGTAGTAGTATTTACCAATTACCACGTAGACTTCACGATAGAATGGGATGTTAACGTATTGATGATGCACACGTAGCCGTTGTTTTAAGCTCTAAAATCAACGGCGAGAATTGGCCAATGGCGTTCGTGTCTGAAACAACTGACTGAAACGAGATCTGTGTTCAGACAACTCGCATCGTCACATCCACGCGCCTTCTtatcaaaaacatttttaaaaaatcataggGGGGTGTAGCGTATATCACGGTGTAACTAACCGTACTGGATTAAGACTTTCGTAGTGTTATAAAAACGACACGGTATCATCATCACTCGTTTAAAGTCTCTCATCTCTCTTCTCATCGAATCACTtcccatctttctctctctctgttcttgttgttgtctctctctctctctctctctctctctctctctctctctcgctctctctcgcGAGCTTATCTTCGATGGTGGCGTCAGCTTTTCTCCCGGAGCTCTGGACGGAGATCCTCGTTCCCGTTTGCGCGGTGGTCGGCATCGCTTTCTCCCTCTTTCAATGGTTCATCGTCTCTCGCGTGAGAGTCTCCTCTGACCAAGGCGCATCGTCTTCTTCCTCCGGAGGTTCGAAGAATGGCTACGGAGATTACCTTATCGAGGAAGAGGAAGGTGTTAACGACCAAAGCGTCGTCGCCAAATGCGCCGAGATTCAGACAGCTATCTCCGAAGGTAAAGAGATCTCGTGAAACTTTGGATTCAGATCTCACGATTGTTTGTCTTAGATCTGGCTCTGTTTCATTCTCCTAGGTCCTGTAATGATAAGTACGTTTTGGAACATAACAGAATCTTGTCTTGTAGGAAAAGTGaataacttttcttttctttttttttgcttaaaagtGAATAACTTTGGGATCTGATTGGTGTGTGTTTGGTAACAGGTGCAACTTCGTTCCTATTCACAGAGTACAGATACGTTGGCGTCTTCATGGTAATCTTCGCCGCTATAATCTTCGTTTTCCTCGGCTCCGTCGAAGGATTCAGCACGGAGAACAAGCCGTGCACCTACGACGAGACCAAAACCTGCAAGCCAGCATTAGCCACCGCAGCTTTCAGCACCATTGCTTTCGTCCTCGGAGCTGTCACCTCTGTGCTCTCTGGCTTCCTCGGCATGAAGATCGCCACTTACGCCAACGCTAGAACCACCTTGGAAGCTAGAAAGGGCGTTGGGAAGGCCTTCATTGTTGCGTTCAGGTCCGGTGCTGTGATGGGTTTCCTTCTTGCTGCTAGTGGTCTATTGGTGCTTTACGTTACTATTAATGTGTTTAAGATCTATTACGGTGATGACTGGGAAGGTCTTTTTGAGGCTATTACTGGTTATGGTCTTGGTGGGTCGTCCATGGCTCTCTTTGGACGTGTTGGTGGTGGGATCTATACAAAAGCAGCTGATGTCGGTGCTGATCTTGTCGGTAAAATCGAGAGGAATATTCCAGAAGATGATCCAAGGAACCCAGCTGTAAGTACATCTTTTCACTGTATGACAAGAGTATATATGGGTTTTCGAGGTTTTGGATTCAGGTTTTTTTTGGGTTCTAGAGATATAGTTTTACAAAATTCGGTTCTCAGTTATTCTgctttttttggtaattttggatAATATGTAAAAGCTCAGGATAATTGTTTTTTAGGatatttagtaatttaaaaactaaatataattgatattttatgtacataatctgtattttaaaaattcttataGCGGTGCcagttatttttcttattttggttcggttttttgTTCCGGATAAATGCCCATGTTTAGACAAGACcctgcttttgttttttttttcgtcttAATTTTGTCGGTTATGTTACAGGTCATTGCTGATAATGTGGGTGACAACGTTGGTGACATTGCTGGTATGGGATCTGATCTCTTTGGATCATACGCTGAAGCATCATGTGCTGCACTTGTTGTTGCTTCCATCTCTTCCTTTGGAATCAACCATGATTTCACTGCCATGTGCTACCCGTTGCTCATCAGTTCAATGGGTATCTTGGTTTGTTTGATCACAACTCTCTTCGCCACTGACTTCTTTGAGATTAAGGCTGTTAAGGAGATTGAGCCTGCGTTGAAGAACCAGCTCATCATCTCAACTGTTATCATGACTGTTGGGATTGCTATTGTGTCATACGTTGGCTTGCCTTCTTCCTTCACCATCTTCAACTTTGGAACACAAAAGGTCGTTCAGAACTGGTAAGACCCTTCTAACTGCATCTGTGAATCTATACGGTGCATTAGTCTAATTGTGTGTCACAATTTTGGATTTCAGGCAGCTATTCTTATGTGTTTGTGTTGGTCTTTGGGCTGGACTCATCATTGGTTTTGTCACTGAGTACTACACTAGCAACGCATACAGGTAAGAAACTACTTTCACCATATTTGATTACTCCATTCTCTTTCAAAatgatatatgttttaaattttttacacgtaatttattttttaagtgtaaagttgaaaagtggCATCAAACTTGtggtaaaattgaaaatttcctttaataaaacataggagattttagtattaaatttatatttttgcaaTTATCTTTCCCATAAttctaaaccaataaaaatttagtaaatgtAAGTAATTTTTTTGAAGCTTACaatcaatcattttttttaaatgcattgaAGATACAAGAATATatcttttgaaacaattttcttttttttcctaaaacattcatttttttgaaactgagGGGCTAGTGA
The window above is part of the Brassica napus cultivar Da-Ae chromosome C8, Da-Ae, whole genome shotgun sequence genome. Proteins encoded here:
- the LOC106403325 gene encoding pyrophosphate-energized vacuolar membrane proton pump 1; its protein translation is MVASAFLPELWTEILVPVCAVVGIAFSLFQWFIVSRVRVSSDQGASSSSSGGSKNGYGDYLIEEEEGVNDQSVVAKCAEIQTAISEGATSFLFTEYRYVGVFMVIFAAIIFVFLGSVEGFSTENKPCTYDETKTCKPALATAAFSTIAFVLGAVTSVLSGFLGMKIATYANARTTLEARKGVGKAFIVAFRSGAVMGFLLAASGLLVLYVTINVFKIYYGDDWEGLFEAITGYGLGGSSMALFGRVGGGIYTKAADVGADLVGKIERNIPEDDPRNPAVIADNVGDNVGDIAGMGSDLFGSYAEASCAALVVASISSFGINHDFTAMCYPLLISSMGILVCLITTLFATDFFEIKAVKEIEPALKNQLIISTVIMTVGIAIVSYVGLPSSFTIFNFGTQKVVQNWQLFLCVCVGLWAGLIIGFVTEYYTSNAYSPVQDVADSCRTGAATNVIFGLALGYKSVIIPIFAIAVSIFVSFSFAAMYGVAVAALGMLSTIATGLAIDAYGPISDNAGGIAEMAGMSHRIRERTDALDAAGNTTAAIGKGFAIGSAALVSLALFGAFVSRAGVHTVDVLTPKVIIGLLVGAMLPYWFSAMTMKSVGSAALKMVEEVRRQFNTIPGLMEGTAKPDYATCVKISTDASIKEMIPPGCLVMLTPLIVGFFFGVETLSGVLAGSLVSGVQIAISASNTGGAWDNAKKYIEAGVSEHAKSLGPKGSEPHKAAVIGDTIGDPLKDTSGPSLNILIKLMAVESLVFAPFFATHGGILFKYL